In the genome of Coturnix japonica isolate 7356 chromosome Z, Coturnix japonica 2.1, whole genome shotgun sequence, one region contains:
- the F2R gene encoding proteinase-activated receptor 1, which yields MGLLALLCALAVLSCPLLPSPAAAVRAGRAYNGSRAMGRTFLIPIPLEDIEISAENDSEVGLGSTNQTRSPPREQRTVSVETGRYLTSPWLTRFVPSVYTVVVVLSLPLNITAIFMFLKKMKIEKPAVVYMLNLALADVLFVSVLPFKIAYHFSGNNWVFGPRMCCFVTAAFYCNMYCSIMLMTSISFDRFLAVVYPMQALGWRTLTRASVICFIIWFVAITGVVPFLIREQTMEIPKLNITTCHDVLRESELHSYYAHFFSVFSSVFFVVPFIISTICYVCIIRCLSSSSIVAGQNKKTRALLLCVAVFSVFVICFGPTNVLLLIHYIRFSYDNSLEYLYFTYLLCVCISSVSCCIDPFIYYYASSQYQRQLFSLLSCKETSDPNSSNSSGQSMSTTSRRGTCSTNANNSVYSKLLVIQ from the exons atggggctgctcGCGCTGCTCTGCGCCCTGGCCGTCCTCAGCTGCCCGCTGTTGCCTtcccccgccgccgccgtccGAGCCG GCCGTGCATATAATGGAAGCAGAGCAATGGGCAGAACTTTTCTGATACCTATACCTCTGGAAGACATTGAAATCAGTGCTGAAAACGATTCGGAGGTTGGATTAGGATCTACCAATCAGACTAGATCACCTCCACGTGAACAACGAACAGTGTCAGTGGAAACAGGGAGATACCTCACTAGTCCATGGCTGACCCGTTTTGTTCCTTCGGTTTACACAGTAGTGGTTGTGCTCAGCCTCCCTCTGAACATTACAGCCATAttcatgtttctgaaaaaaatgaaaattgaaaagcCAGCTGTAGTTTACATGCTGAATTTGGCTCTTGCGGATGTACTGTTTGTAAGTGTGCTCCCTTTCAAGATTGCTTACCATTTCTCTGGAAACAACTGGGTATTTGGACCTCGGATGTGCTGCTTCGTCACTGCTGCTTTCTACTGTAACATGTACTGTTCGATAATGCTGATGACAAGCATAAGCTTTGATCGCTTCTTAGCAGTGGTGTACCCCATGCAGGCTCTTGGCTGGCGTACATTAACACGTGCTTCAGTGATTTGTTTCATCATATGGTTTGTAGCAATAACTGGGGTTGTACCTTTTCTCATCAGAGAGCAAACTATGGAAATACCCAAGTTAAATATCACAACCTGCCATGACGTGCTAAGGGAATCTGAGCTTCACAGCTATTACGCACACTTTTTCTCCGTcttctcatctgttttctttgtggtgCCATTTATAATATCTACCATCTGTTATGTGTGCATCATTCGATGTCTGAGTTCTTCTAGTATCGTTGCGGGACAAAATAAGAAGACGCGTGCCTTGCTCTTGTGTGTGgctgttttctcagtttttgtCATCTGTTTTGGGCCAACAAATGTCCTGCTATTAATTCATTATATCCGTTTTTCATACGACAACAGCTTAGAGTATCTCTACTTCACCTATCTACTGTGTGTATGCATCAGCAGTGTTAGTTGTTGCATCGATCCCTTTATTTACTACTATGCTTCTTCTCAGTATCAGAGACAACTGTTTAGTCTCTTGAGTTGTAAAGAGACTTCAGATCCtaacagcagtaacagcagtgGCCAATCGATGTCTACCACTAGCAGAAGGGGCACATGTTCTACTAATGCAAATAACAGCGTCTACAGCAAATTACTAGTAATACAGTGA